The following is a genomic window from Chitinophaga caseinilytica.
TGTTTTCCTGAAAATGGGCTGTTCTGCCGGACATGCCGATCTCGCAGCCACCGTTTTATTGTCGGCCGACCTTAGAGGGATTGATTCTCATGGGGTTGCGCGTTTAAGCGGGTACGTTCGCCTTTGGGAAGCGGGCCGCATCAACCCTACGCCCGATATCCGGATCGTTCATGAAACGCCTTCTACGGCGGTAGTGGACGGTGATGGTGGTCTCGGGCTGGTGGTAGCGCCCTTTGCCATGCAGGTAGCGATCGACAAAGCGAAGATCGCGGGCACGGGATGGGTGAGCGTACGGCATTCCAACCACTTCGGGATAGCCGGTTACCATGCCATGATGGCGCTGGAACAGGATATGATCGGAATGGCGATGACGAACGCCAGCCCGTTGGTAGCTCCTACCTTCGCTACCGAACGGATGTTGGGCACCAATCCGATCGCCGTGGCGATCCCCGCGGGAGAGCAGCCGCCTTTTGTAGCCGATTTCGCCACCACCACGGCGGCGAACGGTAAGCTGGAGATCCTCCAGCGCAAGGAACAGGAAGCCCCCGAAGGCTGGGTGCAGGACAAAAACGGCAATCCCAGCACCAACCCGAACGAGCTCAAAAGCGGTGGCGCCCTGCTGCCCCTGGGTGGCGACCGCGAACACGGAAGCCATAAAGGCTATTGCCTGGGCGCGATCGTTGATATATTTTCGGCCGTGCTTTCCGGCGCCAATTACGGGCCTTGGGCACCTCCGTTCGTCAGTTTCCTCCCGCTTCCCCCGGACCCCGTGGGCAAAGGGCTCGGGCATTTCTTCGGCGCCATGCGCACCGACGCTTTCCGCCCGGCAGACGAATTCAAGGCGCACATGGACACCTGGATCAACCGCTTCCGAAGCGCGCAAACCGTTCCCGGCGAGGAAAAAGTCCTCATCCCCGGCGATCCCGAACGCGAAATGCAGGCCCTCCGGCTCGAAGCCGGCATCCCAATTCTCGCCCCCGTCGTCAAAGACCTCGGCGAAGTAGCATCGAAATTTAAAATCAATTTTTAAGTAATATTTATCACAAACAAATGAAAGTCTTAAAATTTGGCGGAACCTCGGTTGGCAAACCGGAACGTATGCATTCCGTGGCGCAGTTGATCACAGCAGACGCTGATGCCAAAATCGTGGTACTGTCCGCTCTCTCCGGAACTACCAATGCGCTTGTCGAAATCGGTAATTCGCTCGCCGAAGGAAAA
Proteins encoded in this region:
- a CDS encoding Ldh family oxidoreductase; the encoded protein is MEQIFSYGQLRDFTRDVFLKMGCSAGHADLAATVLLSADLRGIDSHGVARLSGYVRLWEAGRINPTPDIRIVHETPSTAVVDGDGGLGLVVAPFAMQVAIDKAKIAGTGWVSVRHSNHFGIAGYHAMMALEQDMIGMAMTNASPLVAPTFATERMLGTNPIAVAIPAGEQPPFVADFATTTAANGKLEILQRKEQEAPEGWVQDKNGNPSTNPNELKSGGALLPLGGDREHGSHKGYCLGAIVDIFSAVLSGANYGPWAPPFVSFLPLPPDPVGKGLGHFFGAMRTDAFRPADEFKAHMDTWINRFRSAQTVPGEEKVLIPGDPEREMQALRLEAGIPILAPVVKDLGEVASKFKINF